One window from the genome of Tolypothrix sp. NIES-4075 encodes:
- a CDS encoding acyltransferase family protein — MRLTSLDVFRGITIAGMILVNMASIAEPNVYPPLLHADWHGCTPTDLVFPFFLFIIGVAMTFSLSKYTEENKPTSTVYWRILRRAAILFALGLLLNVFWNKGVGTFDFSSIRIMGVLQRISLAYLFASLAVLNIPRKGLWILAGVLLIGYWLAMMYVPVPGFGAGVLTREGNFGAYIDRLIIPSSHLYKGDGFNFMGDPEGLFSTIPAIVSVFAGYFTGQWIRNQPVKSRTSVGLVLFGIGCLIIGWVWGLTFPINKKLWTSSYVVFTTGWALILLAACYELIEVRRIRRWSKGFEVMGLNAIALFVASVLLIKILVKTNIGSGEKAPNTFDWIYNNLFVPWAGAFNGSLLFAIVTVLLWLAVAYGMYRQRWFIKV; from the coding sequence ATGCGCCTCACCTCTCTTGATGTTTTTCGCGGCATTACAATTGCTGGTATGATTCTTGTGAATATGGCAAGCATCGCCGAACCGAATGTTTATCCGCCTTTACTTCATGCTGATTGGCACGGCTGCACGCCAACTGATTTAGTATTTCCCTTCTTTCTCTTTATTATCGGTGTAGCGATGACTTTTTCGCTATCCAAGTACACCGAAGAGAACAAACCCACATCAACTGTATATTGGCGTATTTTGCGCCGCGCTGCCATTCTTTTTGCCTTAGGATTGCTGCTGAATGTATTTTGGAATAAGGGCGTTGGGACTTTCGATTTCAGTAGTATCCGCATCATGGGAGTATTACAACGCATCAGCCTTGCTTATTTATTTGCATCCTTGGCGGTCTTAAATATACCGCGTAAAGGATTATGGATACTTGCGGGAGTGTTGCTTATCGGTTACTGGCTGGCGATGATGTATGTGCCTGTTCCCGGTTTTGGTGCGGGAGTACTGACGCGAGAAGGTAATTTTGGGGCTTATATTGATCGGTTGATTATTCCCTCTTCACATCTATATAAAGGTGATGGCTTCAACTTCATGGGAGATCCTGAAGGACTTTTTAGTACGATTCCCGCGATCGTTAGCGTTTTTGCTGGCTACTTTACTGGTCAGTGGATACGCAATCAGCCAGTCAAATCACGCACAAGTGTAGGTTTAGTATTATTTGGTATTGGTTGCTTAATTATCGGTTGGGTGTGGGGTTTGACATTCCCGATTAATAAGAAACTATGGACGAGTTCTTATGTAGTTTTTACCACTGGTTGGGCGTTAATATTGCTAGCAGCTTGTTATGAACTTATTGAAGTACGACGGATACGACGTTGGAGTAAAGGATTTGAAGTCATGGGCTTAAATGCGATCGCTCTTTTCGTTGCTTCTGTGTTACTAATTAAAATCTTAGTCAAAACCAACATCGGCAGCGGTGAAAAAGCTCCTAACACCTTCGATTGGATTTACAATAATCTTTTCGTACCTTGGGCAGGTGCTTTCAATGGTTCGCTATTATTTGCCATTGTCACCGTGTTACTTTGGTTAGCTGTAGCTTACGGCATGTATCGTCAACGCTGGTTTATCAAAGTTTGA
- a CDS encoding DUF411 domain-containing protein, with protein MQNKFIYWWQKCLPFIVVRLAILPKKVAAIVAAVVTISMLGILGSPTPMSYAITISQASVAVNASKYIQDKQTTLEAKVPNINVYRSPDCSCCGGWIDHLKTHGFSVQNFPTPDIEAVKQRYKVPDNLTSCHTAIVNGYVIEGHVPANDIKRLLQEKPNVSGLSVPQMPVGTPGMEIGEKKDPFTVFSFAHSDKIMVFNDYPY; from the coding sequence ATGCAGAATAAATTTATTTATTGGTGGCAAAAGTGCTTGCCTTTTATCGTGGTACGTCTTGCAATACTCCCGAAGAAAGTGGCTGCTATCGTCGCAGCAGTGGTGACGATATCAATGTTAGGCATTTTGGGAAGCCCTACTCCGATGAGTTATGCAATTACAATTTCTCAAGCTTCTGTTGCAGTAAATGCCAGCAAGTATATCCAGGATAAACAGACAACATTAGAAGCAAAAGTACCAAATATAAATGTGTATCGCAGTCCTGACTGTAGCTGTTGTGGTGGGTGGATTGACCACTTAAAGACACACGGTTTTTCAGTCCAAAACTTTCCTACACCTGATATCGAGGCAGTCAAACAAAGATACAAAGTGCCGGATAACCTAACATCTTGCCACACTGCAATTGTGAATGGATATGTCATTGAAGGACATGTTCCAGCAAACGACATTAAACGTCTGCTTCAAGAAAAACCAAATGTTTCCGGCTTATCTGTTCCCCAAATGCCCGTAGGTACTCCTGGGATGGAGATAGGAGAGAAAAAAGACCCATTTACTGTGTTTTCCTTCGCTCACTCGGACAAAATTATGGTATTCAATGATTATCCCTATTGA
- a CDS encoding alpha/beta hydrolase, with protein MIKNLYRLILCLSGCLIFLTFHSFLDSSSSLAAEKIVVRYGIFDQSLPVADLRKYAETKKVSSDLQSFLGYLKPKQQQQLQQALQVKKSLDIVALNKLIDSQIGKLLLFGASKAIARRDQAGIPALRSALLIGAKSPEGLSILSFLEAYPSDRLVIDVPATLDLLSKSKLFFASSGATPKDNLSSSPLWQLELQYQVYASEGKQFSGCLFGDSISAQIDNTLGEENFNFGINGLSSISLVQQLQRLAPTKVKCDKTIIAVGANDALYQLSDEEFSKKLKEAIALVRTSGTKQIFIIPAFYSTVAASKDPTLAAPLPKVEQINAAINQVAASENVPVVTEGIAPLYENNVLKDNLTTDGDHLNAEGLKIYRQALLNILGK; from the coding sequence ATGATTAAAAATTTATATCGTCTTATATTATGTTTATCTGGTTGCTTAATATTTTTAACTTTTCATAGTTTTCTCGATTCATCTTCTAGTTTGGCAGCTGAGAAAATTGTTGTCAGATATGGAATATTCGATCAATCTCTTCCAGTAGCAGATTTACGTAAGTATGCGGAAACCAAAAAAGTTTCCTCTGATTTGCAATCTTTTTTGGGTTATTTAAAACCTAAGCAGCAACAACAGTTACAACAAGCGCTTCAGGTAAAAAAATCTTTGGATATTGTGGCTTTAAATAAGCTGATAGATTCACAAATTGGTAAACTACTTTTATTTGGTGCTTCTAAAGCGATCGCTCGACGCGATCAAGCAGGTATACCAGCACTACGATCTGCTTTGCTTATCGGTGCAAAATCACCAGAAGGTTTAAGTATACTCAGCTTTTTGGAAGCTTATCCCAGTGATAGATTAGTTATTGATGTACCAGCAACTTTAGACTTACTCAGTAAATCAAAGTTATTTTTTGCTTCTTCTGGTGCAACACCAAAAGATAATTTAAGTTCTTCACCTTTATGGCAACTGGAACTACAATATCAAGTATACGCAAGCGAAGGTAAGCAATTTTCGGGCTGTTTGTTTGGCGATTCTATTTCCGCTCAAATTGATAATACTTTGGGCGAGGAAAATTTTAATTTTGGAATTAATGGTTTGAGTTCAATCTCATTAGTTCAACAACTGCAACGTTTGGCTCCTACCAAGGTAAAATGTGACAAAACCATCATTGCTGTTGGGGCAAATGATGCTTTATATCAACTTAGTGATGAAGAGTTTAGCAAAAAGTTGAAAGAAGCGATCGCACTTGTGAGAACATCCGGAACTAAACAGATTTTTATCATTCCCGCTTTTTACTCAACAGTTGCCGCTAGCAAAGATCCAACTTTAGCAGCTCCACTCCCTAAAGTCGAACAAATCAACGCTGCGATTAATCAAGTGGCAGCTTCAGAAAATGTCCCAGTTGTCACTGAAGGTATAGCACCGTTGTATGAAAATAATGTTTTGAAAGATAATTTAACAACTGATGGCGATCATCTGAATGCAGAAGGACTCAAGATTTATCGACAAGCATTATTGAATATTTTAGGCAAATAA
- the dprA gene encoding DNA-processing protein DprA codes for MEERAYWLAWSQISGIGPVLLLRLQQHFGTLAGAWKAHPKELGSVEGFGLQTLEKVIKQRSRLHPEQLLIKHQQENPHFWTPADVDYPRLLLETPSPPPILYYRGEVDLSENLAQKPLVSIVGTRKPTEYGIRWTRQITTALAKNNFTIVSGMAEGIDTECHLAAMKAGGRTIAVLGTGVDVIYPHKNRDLYKQILTSGLVLSEYSAKTPPDRTHFPRRNRIIAGLTRAVLVMEAPIKSGALITAKYANEFGRDVYALPGRLDDQPSQGCLKLLYQGATPILRELDELLKMLGAIPQLDLIEASPAAQQLPLSISPELQQVMDAISSESLPFDFIIQQTGMNAGSVSSALLQLELMGLISQLPGMRYQRC; via the coding sequence ATGGAAGAACGCGCATATTGGCTAGCTTGGTCGCAAATTTCGGGGATTGGTCCAGTGTTGTTACTACGGTTGCAACAGCATTTTGGCACGTTGGCTGGCGCTTGGAAAGCACATCCTAAGGAATTGGGTTCAGTTGAGGGTTTTGGTTTGCAGACGCTGGAAAAGGTGATAAAACAGCGTTCTCGTTTGCATCCCGAACAACTACTAATCAAGCACCAGCAGGAAAATCCTCATTTTTGGACACCAGCTGATGTAGATTATCCGCGCTTGCTGCTAGAAACACCTAGTCCACCGCCAATTTTGTATTATCGTGGTGAAGTAGACTTGTCAGAAAATCTCGCACAAAAACCCCTGGTTTCGATTGTCGGGACGCGCAAACCTACAGAATATGGTATCCGTTGGACTCGTCAAATTACCACGGCTTTGGCGAAAAATAATTTTACAATCGTTTCCGGAATGGCAGAGGGAATTGACACTGAATGTCATTTAGCTGCGATGAAAGCTGGTGGACGCACAATAGCCGTTTTGGGTACGGGTGTAGATGTCATCTATCCGCACAAAAATCGCGATTTGTACAAGCAGATTTTGACATCTGGGTTAGTGCTGAGTGAATACAGCGCGAAAACACCACCCGATCGCACTCATTTTCCCCGTCGTAATCGAATAATTGCCGGGTTGACTCGTGCTGTTTTGGTGATGGAAGCACCGATAAAATCTGGTGCTTTAATTACAGCCAAATACGCAAATGAATTTGGACGAGATGTTTATGCACTACCTGGTAGACTGGATGACCAGCCATCCCAAGGGTGTTTAAAGTTACTTTATCAAGGAGCAACGCCGATTCTCAGAGAACTTGATGAACTGTTAAAGATGTTGGGGGCAATACCACAACTTGATTTAATTGAAGCTTCACCAGCAGCGCAGCAGTTGCCTTTATCAATATCACCAGAACTGCAACAAGTTATGGATGCTATTTCTTCGGAGTCTTTGCCTTTTGATTTTATTATCCAACAAACGGGGATGAATGCTGGTTCGGTTTCTAGCGCTTTGTTACAGTTGGAACTTATGGGTTTGATTTCGCAGTTACCGGGAATGCGGTATCAACGGTGTTGA
- a CDS encoding serine hydrolase, whose product MSESSDKLTAFSRRQPSNRRQVERKVQPVGQNKQKKSQPHSRPQKISTTLTPPGAPKTRPGLVMPSAVKKRIPPFKPTDANLKPMRKQVVSKTVRRSPFAKRVRQDKAGLRPSRKTRLKPMARSLLYAMRLLIVGVGIGAIVGTMLSVLDPATRINSASSVSSNTDNLEQKTQSTQNSQVASGGLYLSQEITSLKSAVQNLALASPNLTPGVFLVDLDSGAYVDVNAGASFPAASTIKMPILVAFFQDVDAGKIRLDETLTMQQDMVAGGSGNMQYKPVGTQFTALELVTKMITISDNTATNMLIAKLGGIEALNQRFRSWGLTTTVIRNKLPDLEGTNTTSPKELGNLLALVNQGNLVSMRSRDRLLDIMRHTEKDTLLPSGLGVGATVAHKTGDIGTMLADAGLVDMPTGKRYIAAVMIQRPNNDPRAEKLISAISGITYQQFSQNAITPNPIGNTPPTSGYQSPVIPPQTNPTLSTPPASGYQPPLMPPLPNNTGSYPPPYINPSPNSSYQYPITNPQYYPQR is encoded by the coding sequence GTGTCAGAATCAAGTGACAAACTAACCGCTTTCTCACGGCGTCAACCCAGCAACCGACGCCAAGTTGAGCGTAAAGTGCAACCAGTAGGACAAAATAAACAGAAAAAGAGCCAACCGCATTCGCGTCCCCAAAAAATCAGCACTACACTTACTCCTCCAGGTGCGCCGAAGACACGACCTGGGTTAGTTATGCCATCTGCTGTCAAGAAAAGAATACCACCCTTTAAACCCACCGATGCAAACTTAAAGCCGATGCGAAAGCAGGTAGTATCAAAAACAGTTAGGCGATCGCCGTTCGCGAAGCGTGTCCGACAGGACAAGGCAGGTCTTAGACCATCGCGCAAAACTAGGTTAAAGCCAATGGCAAGATCGTTGTTATATGCAATGCGCTTGTTAATTGTCGGAGTTGGTATTGGTGCGATTGTTGGTACAATGCTATCAGTGTTAGATCCTGCTACTCGGATTAACTCGGCTTCATCGGTGTCATCTAATACTGATAATCTAGAGCAGAAAACACAATCTACCCAGAATTCCCAAGTTGCTAGTGGCGGTTTATATTTATCTCAGGAAATCACCTCCTTAAAAAGTGCTGTGCAAAATTTGGCACTGGCAAGTCCAAATTTGACTCCAGGAGTTTTCTTGGTAGATTTGGATAGTGGTGCTTATGTAGATGTAAACGCCGGTGCAAGTTTCCCCGCAGCTAGCACAATTAAAATGCCGATTTTGGTGGCATTTTTCCAAGATGTAGATGCGGGAAAAATTCGCTTAGATGAAACTCTAACCATGCAGCAAGATATGGTTGCAGGTGGTTCGGGAAATATGCAATATAAACCTGTGGGAACTCAGTTCACGGCGCTGGAACTTGTCACGAAAATGATTACAATCAGCGATAATACCGCTACAAATATGCTGATTGCCAAATTAGGTGGTATTGAAGCCTTAAATCAGCGCTTTCGCAGTTGGGGTTTGACAACCACCGTTATTCGTAACAAACTTCCAGATTTAGAAGGTACAAACACCACCAGTCCGAAAGAATTGGGGAATTTGCTGGCGCTGGTGAATCAAGGTAATTTAGTGAGTATGCGATCGCGCGATCGCTTGCTTGATATCATGCGCCATACAGAGAAAGATACATTATTACCCTCTGGTTTGGGAGTTGGCGCAACCGTTGCTCACAAAACCGGCGATATTGGTACAATGTTAGCGGATGCTGGTTTAGTTGATATGCCCACCGGCAAGCGCTACATCGCCGCTGTCATGATACAACGTCCGAATAACGATCCTCGCGCCGAAAAACTCATCAGTGCAATTTCTGGTATTACTTACCAACAATTCAGCCAAAATGCGATTACACCCAACCCTATAGGAAACACTCCACCAACAAGCGGTTATCAATCCCCAGTCATCCCACCTCAAACCAACCCCACACTCAGCACTCCACCCGCAAGCGGTTATCAACCTCCACTCATGCCACCTTTACCCAACAATACAGGAAGTTATCCACCCCCATACATAAATCCTTCACCGAACAGCAGCTACCAATACCCCATAACCAATCCCCAATATTACCCTCAAAGATAA
- a CDS encoding RNA methyltransferase — protein sequence MQEIKLDWLKIVLVEPAGPMNVGSVARVMKNFGLHHLVLVNPQCDFLGMEAKKMAVHADDVLESAVSVATLPEALQGCVRAIATTARVRDWETPLENPRDALPWLLEEKEKSAALIFGPEDRGLSNEELNYAQRFIRIPTDSIYPSLNLAMAVGICCYELAENIKESNNQSLNKTELAPFEVVETYYQQLESLLLQIGYIYPHTAASRMEKFRQLYNRAGLQTKEVAMLRGILRQVEWAMGGKSDRPYVAEAFLSEMPPSLQSNEATEKSAVEQQDALREE from the coding sequence ATGCAAGAAATCAAATTGGACTGGTTAAAAATTGTGTTGGTAGAACCAGCGGGTCCAATGAATGTGGGGTCTGTAGCACGGGTGATGAAAAATTTCGGGCTACATCATCTAGTATTAGTCAATCCTCAATGTGACTTTTTGGGGATGGAAGCAAAAAAAATGGCAGTTCATGCCGACGATGTTTTAGAATCTGCGGTATCAGTGGCAACTTTGCCAGAAGCATTGCAAGGATGTGTCAGAGCGATCGCGACAACTGCGAGAGTGCGTGATTGGGAAACGCCTTTAGAAAATCCACGGGATGCATTACCCTGGTTATTAGAAGAAAAAGAAAAATCAGCAGCGTTGATTTTCGGTCCAGAAGACCGGGGCTTAAGTAATGAAGAATTAAACTACGCTCAAAGATTTATTCGCATTCCCACCGATTCTATTTATCCATCGCTGAATCTGGCAATGGCTGTGGGAATATGCTGTTATGAACTGGCAGAAAATATCAAAGAAAGTAATAATCAAAGCTTAAACAAAACTGAACTCGCACCTTTTGAGGTTGTAGAAACATATTACCAACAATTAGAATCGCTGTTGTTGCAAATTGGTTACATTTATCCACATACCGCAGCTAGTCGGATGGAAAAATTTCGGCAACTTTACAATCGCGCTGGATTGCAAACTAAGGAAGTAGCTATGTTGCGGGGAATTTTGCGGCAGGTAGAATGGGCTATGGGGGGAAAGAGCGATCGTCCGTATGTTGCCGAGGCATTTCTTTCAGAAATGCCTCCCTCGTTGCAAAGCAACGAGGCAACTGAAAAGAGTGCAGTTGAGCAACAGGACGCGCTACGCGAGGAGTGA
- a CDS encoding efflux RND transporter permease subunit, with amino-acid sequence MSFNISSWAIKKPVPTIVIFLMLTIIGWFSFISLGIDTNPNIDVPTVSVNVTQPGAGPAELESQVTKKIEDAVAGLGNIDELRSTVTDGSSRTVITFILGTNSDRATNDVRNAISQIRQDLPQDINDPIVERVDFAGGPIVTYAVTSSKQTVEELSNLVDQTISRALLSVKGVGQVKRIGGVDREIRINLDPNRLQSLGITATQVNDQVRAFNINLPGGRGEVGGSEQSIRTLGSAKSVNDLKNYEIVLPNGGSVPLFSLGTVEDKFADIRQAARLNNKPVVAFQVLRSTGSVTVTVEEGVKAALEELQKTLPPDVNLDLIYTRATPVRASYESTIDELIQASLLAVIVILVFLKDWRATLITAVALPLSIIPTFFVQQALGYTLNNMTLLGLALAVGNLVDDAVVEIENMERHMAMGKTAWEASFDSSDEVGLAVIASSATIIAVFLPVAFMGGIPGQFFQPFGVTVAVSTIFSTFVARMVTPMMGAYLLKDKEHGSEGAKQHKRKKGIRFFGLNFAFPGRKKNEEEIPFSLPPYPSELKAQSVSSPDSRRRRFQPYKSLLKWALSHRLTTLGIALAFFIASLMLIPGIPKGFVDDGDLGISVVSIELPPGSTLLDINKVATQGTNLIRQNPAVESVLATEEINLATLTVKLKPREERKVTQKEFEVQVRPLFQQIPGARISFQSQGPGDSGKELSIVLRSENPDALLKAANALEKEMRSVPGLVEVSSTASLVKPEILVIPDPQRAADLGVTVQAIARTASLATIGDIEANLAKYNLPDRQIPIRVQIDPKARTDINTIKNLQVPTQNNTLVPLVAVADIRFGSGPATVNRFDRSRQVAVEANLQGISLGEAVNAVDKLPAFTNLPPGVTQQPSGSAKIMAEIFTRFGTALGLALMSIYAILVLLYNNFLYPIAIMMALPFCLGGALVALMVAQKPLGIYALIGIVLLMGVVTKNSILLVDYAMVNLQEGKKQREALLEAGLSRLRPIMMTSLATIAGIIPLALGIGAGAEVRQPMGVAILGGFTTSTLLTLVVVPVIFTYIDSFQRWIIDTAKYGMGKNKRRPKKVAVQKVMSLPPGREEPPSEYSIHK; translated from the coding sequence ATGTCTTTCAATATCTCGTCTTGGGCAATCAAAAAACCTGTCCCGACGATAGTTATATTTTTAATGTTGACAATAATCGGTTGGTTTTCCTTCATTTCTTTGGGAATTGATACTAACCCAAATATTGATGTGCCAACAGTTTCGGTTAATGTTACTCAACCAGGCGCAGGTCCTGCGGAACTTGAATCTCAAGTGACGAAAAAAATTGAAGATGCTGTTGCTGGGTTAGGAAACATCGATGAATTGCGTTCCACCGTTACTGATGGTTCATCGAGGACGGTAATAACTTTTATTTTGGGTACAAATAGCGATCGCGCTACCAACGATGTCCGCAACGCTATTTCCCAAATTCGCCAAGATTTACCCCAAGATATCAACGATCCGATAGTCGAACGTGTGGATTTTGCCGGCGGTCCCATCGTCACCTACGCTGTTACATCCAGCAAGCAAACTGTAGAAGAATTAAGTAACCTCGTAGACCAAACTATCAGCCGCGCTTTGTTATCAGTCAAGGGAGTGGGACAAGTTAAGCGTATAGGTGGAGTTGACCGAGAAATTCGGATTAACCTTGACCCAAATCGTTTACAATCTTTAGGCATCACCGCTACCCAGGTAAACGACCAAGTACGCGCTTTTAACATCAACTTACCTGGTGGACGCGGCGAAGTTGGCGGTAGCGAACAAAGTATTCGCACCCTAGGTAGTGCCAAAAGCGTCAATGACCTGAAAAATTACGAAATTGTCTTACCTAATGGTGGTTCCGTACCCTTATTTAGTTTGGGGACGGTAGAAGATAAATTTGCTGACATCCGCCAAGCTGCACGGTTGAATAACAAACCCGTAGTAGCCTTTCAAGTATTGCGGAGTACAGGTAGCGTCACGGTGACGGTAGAAGAAGGAGTAAAAGCAGCGTTAGAAGAACTGCAAAAAACCCTTCCCCCAGACGTTAATTTGGACTTAATTTATACCAGAGCTACCCCCGTGCGTGCCTCGTATGAAAGCACAATTGATGAATTAATTCAAGCCTCATTGCTGGCGGTAATAGTAATTCTCGTATTTTTGAAAGACTGGCGAGCAACATTAATTACAGCAGTAGCTTTGCCTTTGTCGATTATTCCTACCTTTTTTGTGCAGCAAGCGTTAGGTTACACCCTCAACAACATGACTTTGTTGGGATTAGCGCTAGCGGTAGGTAACTTGGTCGATGATGCCGTTGTGGAAATTGAGAACATGGAACGGCACATGGCAATGGGCAAAACAGCTTGGGAAGCTTCTTTTGACTCTTCTGATGAAGTGGGACTAGCAGTGATTGCGAGTTCCGCGACTATTATTGCCGTGTTTTTGCCCGTTGCTTTTATGGGTGGTATTCCTGGGCAGTTTTTCCAACCTTTTGGCGTTACCGTTGCCGTTTCCACAATTTTCTCAACTTTTGTGGCACGGATGGTTACACCGATGATGGGAGCGTATTTGCTCAAGGATAAGGAGCACGGGAGCGAAGGTGCAAAACAGCACAAGCGCAAAAAAGGAATCAGATTTTTTGGGCTAAATTTTGCCTTTCCAGGTCGCAAGAAAAACGAAGAAGAAATTCCTTTCTCACTTCCCCCGTACCCCTCGGAGTTAAAAGCCCAAAGCGTTTCTTCCCCTGACTCGCGTCGCCGGCGCTTTCAACCTTATAAATCACTGTTGAAGTGGGCATTAAGCCATAGATTGACAACATTGGGTATTGCTCTGGCTTTCTTCATTGCCAGTTTGATGCTGATTCCCGGTATCCCCAAGGGTTTTGTGGATGACGGAGACTTGGGTATTTCCGTTGTTTCGATAGAACTACCCCCAGGTTCTACCTTGCTAGATATCAACAAAGTAGCGACGCAAGGAACTAACCTCATCCGGCAAAATCCAGCAGTTGAAAGCGTGCTAGCCACAGAAGAAATAAATTTAGCTACCCTCACCGTCAAACTCAAACCCAGAGAAGAACGAAAAGTTACTCAAAAAGAGTTTGAGGTGCAAGTACGTCCTTTATTCCAGCAAATACCGGGAGCGAGAATTAGTTTCCAAAGTCAAGGACCTGGTGACAGTGGCAAAGAATTATCTATAGTTCTTAGAAGTGAGAATCCAGACGCTTTGCTCAAAGCTGCTAACGCATTAGAAAAGGAGATGCGAAGCGTACCGGGATTAGTAGAAGTGTCCTCAACTGCAAGTCTGGTAAAACCAGAGATTTTGGTTATTCCCGATCCGCAGCGTGCCGCAGATTTAGGCGTAACCGTGCAAGCAATTGCCCGGACAGCCTCGCTAGCAACTATAGGCGATATCGAGGCAAATTTGGCGAAATACAATCTTCCCGATCGCCAAATTCCAATTCGCGTCCAAATCGACCCGAAAGCGCGAACAGACATCAATACAATCAAAAATCTGCAAGTCCCGACTCAAAATAACACCTTGGTTCCCCTCGTTGCTGTGGCAGATATCCGTTTTGGTAGCGGTCCTGCAACTGTCAACCGCTTTGATCGCTCTCGTCAAGTCGCGGTGGAAGCCAACTTGCAAGGTATCTCTTTAGGAGAAGCAGTAAATGCAGTTGACAAGTTACCTGCATTCACCAACTTGCCACCAGGAGTCACTCAGCAACCTTCTGGAAGTGCGAAAATTATGGCAGAAATCTTTACTCGCTTTGGTACTGCACTCGGACTGGCATTAATGAGTATCTATGCGATTCTGGTTTTACTGTATAATAACTTCCTCTATCCCATAGCGATTATGATGGCGTTACCCTTTTGTTTAGGGGGGGCACTCGTAGCCTTGATGGTTGCTCAAAAACCTTTGGGAATTTACGCGCTGATTGGTATCGTTTTGTTGATGGGAGTTGTTACCAAAAACTCAATTCTCTTGGTGGACTATGCGATGGTGAACCTCCAAGAAGGTAAAAAACAACGTGAGGCGCTGCTAGAAGCAGGATTGTCACGATTGCGCCCAATTATGATGACTTCTTTGGCAACTATTGCCGGTATCATTCCTCTTGCCTTAGGAATTGGTGCCGGTGCTGAAGTTCGTCAACCGATGGGAGTTGCGATTTTGGGCGGTTTCACAACTTCCACTTTGCTGACTTTGGTGGTAGTGCCGGTGATATTTACTTATATCGACTCTTTCCAAAGATGGATTATAGATACGGCAAAATATGGTATGGGCAAGAATAAACGGCGTCCCAAAAAGGTTGCTGTTCAAAAAGTCATGAGTTTGCCTCCTGGTAGGGAAGAACCGCCCTCTGAATACTCAATTCACAAATAA